GCGTCGGTCGTTTGCGTTTGCGTGACGGTGGGTTTGAATACGTGCGAACAGCCGGCAAGAACGAAGATGAGCGTTAGCGCGACGAGGCGTTTTATGGACGCTGACATGGCCGAACCTTGAAATCCGCGGTACTCCGGGTTTTTTAGCGCGTGAAAGGTCAAGAAAGCGTTAACCCACGGTGCCCGTTGGGGTGGGCCGCCAAACCTTTCCTGGAAGGATCGGTGTTTCTGGCGCGGCGCTGGTTGCGATATTTGGAAGAACCAAGCACATTAACTACAAGCGAGAACATGCGACTAGGAAGGCAATGACAGAAAATCCACCCGCCGACAATTCGCCTGAGGCGCCGGCCGCTTCGCCCGAACCGGCGAAGGAGTCAAAGCGGCACCGTCTAATTGGCCGTCTTCGGACATATTTCTTTGCCGGGCTTCTGGTCACGGCGCCGATCGGCCTTACGGCATATATCGTCTGGATCTTCGTAAACTTCGTGGATAGCCGCGTCACGCCGCTGATCCCGGTGAAGTACAACCCGGAAACTTATCTTCCCATCAACCTTCCTGGCCTCGGCCTTCTTATTGTCCTGCTGATGATCACCTTGATCGGCGCCTTGACGGCCGGGTTCGCAGGCGACATCGTCCTTAAGACGAGCGAACGGTTGCTTGCCCGGATGCCGGTGGTGCGCGGCATCTACGGCGCCTTGAAGCAGATTTTCGAAGCGCTCCTTACGCACAAGTCCACGGCGTTCCGCAAGGTCGTCCTGATCGAATATCCGCGCCGCGGCATGTGGGCTCTCGGCTTTATCACCGGCAGCACGAAAGGCGAAGTCCAGAACGTTACCAAAGAAAGGGTCATCAACGTGTTTATGCCGACGACTCCGAATCCCACGTCCGGCTTTCTGTTGTTTGTGCCGTCGGAAGACGTGCACGAACTGACGATGTCGGTGGAGGATGGAATCAAGATGGTCGTTTCCGGGGGCATCGTGACCCCGCCGGATCGCCGGCCTTCCGAACTTCAGAAAAAGCCCATCCTTGCGAGTGGCGAAGCGGCCGGACCGCAGACCTAGCCGGACCGCAGATATTTTGCCGCCGCGTCCCGTTCGAAGAGATAGAGCAGAGTGCGAAGCGCCTTGCCGCGCGGCGTCTTGAGCTCGGGGTCTCGTTCGAGGAAAAGACGGACATCGTCGTAGGCCATCACCATCAGACCTTCGTGTAGCGCAAGGTCGGCGAGGCGGAAGAGGGGAAGCCCGCTTTGCCGCGTACCCAGCACTTCGCCGCTTCCGCGCAGGCGTAAATCTTCCTCGGCGATGCGAAAGCCGTCGTTCGTTTCGCGTAGTATCCGCAGGCGCGCCTTCGCCGTTTTCCCAAGCGGCGCGGCGAAAAGGAGAAGGCAGATCGATGCCTGGCACCCGCGCCCGATCCGGCCGCGCAGCTGGTGCAATTGGGCAAGGCCGAACCGCTCCGCATGTTCGATCACCATGACGGTCGCTTCCGGCACGTCGACGCCGACCTCGACGACCGTCGTCGCAACGAGAAGGCGCACCTCGCCTTCGAGGAACGCCGCCATGGCGGCGTCCTTCTCTTTTCCCTTCATCCGGCCATGGACTAGGCCGACGCGCGAACCGAAGGCGGCCTTGAGCGCCGCATGGCGTTCTTCGGCGGCGGCAAGGTCGAGAACTTCGGACTCCTCGACCAAGGGGCAAATCCAGAAGACTTTTTGTCCCTTTTGGACCGCCCGCCCGACGGCGGCGATAACTTCGTCCAGCCGTTCCAGGGGAAGGACCCGCGTGTCCACCGGCGGCCGTCCGGCTGGTTTTTCGGTAAGACGCGAAACCTCGAGGTCGCCGTAGACCGTCAGCGTCAGCGTGCGCGGGATGGGTGTTGCCGTCATGACGAGGGTGTCTACGGCGCGTCCTTTCGAGGCGAGAGTCAGGCGCTGATGGACGCCGAAGCGGTGCTGTTCGTCGATGACGGCGAAGGCAAGGTCGTGAAACGCGACTTCCTCCTGGAAAAGGGCATGGGTTCCAACCGCGATCGCCGTTTCGCCGGAGGCGAGGCCTTCGAAAATTTGCTGGCGCTGGGCACCTTTTTCGCGGCCCGTGAGGAGGGTGACCGGGACCCCGGTCTCGCCAAGCAGGGCCTGGATGGTGGCGAAGTGCTGGCGTGCGAGAATATCGGTCGGCGCCATCAGCACGGCCTGACCGCCCGCTTCGACCGCGTTCAGCATGGCGAGCAGCGCCACCACGGTCTTGCCGCTGCCGACATCGCCTTGAAGAAGCCGCAGCATGCGCTTGCTAGAAGCCATGTCCCGGTCGATCTCTTGAAGCGCCGTTTTTTGCGCGACCGTCAGTTGGAAGGGGAGGTCCGCGATCACCCGCTTGCGGAGAGACCGGTCGCCCTCGATCCGGCGGCCCTTGCCGCGGTGCTGATGCAGGCGCAGCAGGCCAAGCGCCAGCTGATTGGCGAGCAGTTCATCGTAAGCAAGCCGTCTCCGGGCCGATGTCATCGGCGCAAGATCGGCTTCGGATTGCGGACGGTGGGCAGCGAGGAGGGATTCCCGCCAGCCTTGCCAGCCTTCGCGTTCGCGCAGGCTTGCTTCCAGCCATTCCGGCAGTTCGGGCAGCTTTTCTAGGGCGGCCGCAATCGCCTTCGCCAGCGGCCTGCGGGTGAGGCCCGCCGTCAACGGGTAGACGGGCTCGACCTCGGGAAGTCTTGCTATCTCTTCCGGTTTGACGATGAGATCGGGGTGGACGA
The Pseudomonadota bacterium genome window above contains:
- a CDS encoding DUF502 domain-containing protein — encoded protein: MTENPPADNSPEAPAASPEPAKESKRHRLIGRLRTYFFAGLLVTAPIGLTAYIVWIFVNFVDSRVTPLIPVKYNPETYLPINLPGLGLLIVLLMITLIGALTAGFAGDIVLKTSERLLARMPVVRGIYGALKQIFEALLTHKSTAFRKVVLIEYPRRGMWALGFITGSTKGEVQNVTKERVINVFMPTTPNPTSGFLLFVPSEDVHELTMSVEDGIKMVVSGGIVTPPDRRPSELQKKPILASGEAAGPQT
- the recG gene encoding ATP-dependent DNA helicase RecG, whose amino-acid sequence is MRPEILFPLFAPVTRLPGVGPRIGKAIEQIAGPYIVDLLWLLPTAIVDRRYAPKVAEATPGRIATLTLRIDAHEPPPTRRLPYRIRCSDETGTLTLVFFHPRPDYLRRELPEGEKRIVSGRIEAFRNAMQIVHPDLIVKPEEIARLPEVEPVYPLTAGLTRRPLAKAIAAALEKLPELPEWLEASLREREGWQGWRESLLAAHRPQSEADLAPMTSARRRLAYDELLANQLALGLLRLHQHRGKGRRIEGDRSLRKRVIADLPFQLTVAQKTALQEIDRDMASSKRMLRLLQGDVGSGKTVVALLAMLNAVEAGGQAVLMAPTDILARQHFATIQALLGETGVPVTLLTGREKGAQRQQIFEGLASGETAIAVGTHALFQEEVAFHDLAFAVIDEQHRFGVHQRLTLASKGRAVDTLVMTATPIPRTLTLTVYGDLEVSRLTEKPAGRPPVDTRVLPLERLDEVIAAVGRAVQKGQKVFWICPLVEESEVLDLAAAEERHAALKAAFGSRVGLVHGRMKGKEKDAAMAAFLEGEVRLLVATTVVEVGVDVPEATVMVIEHAERFGLAQLHQLRGRIGRGCQASICLLLFAAPLGKTAKARLRILRETNDGFRIAEEDLRLRGSGEVLGTRQSGLPLFRLADLALHEGLMVMAYDDVRLFLERDPELKTPRGKALRTLLYLFERDAAAKYLRSG